A single genomic interval of Spirosoma taeanense harbors:
- a CDS encoding UbiA family prenyltransferase, producing MTPRTIWLHLRVPFSFFLLPIFWFAVSQSPNPDWGRALSVLLIVHLLLYPASNAYNSYFDKDEGSIGGLETPPPVTKELYWTSWALDLVALLLGAFVNWPFVVYLLVYGFITKAYSHDRIRLKRYPVFSWLLISGLQGGITYVMTYASINNLPLSAVAQPQLLFGGFLGMLNLMALYPVTQVYQHEEDARRGDQTISMMLGVRGTFTCAIIMFTLSMVAFYIYFEGSYYFVLYVLFLLPAMALFLRWFWQVCQDSRLADYRSTMRMMWTAGICQNSFFLLLAVLMHS from the coding sequence ATGACTCCTCGCACCATCTGGCTGCACCTGCGGGTGCCATTCTCATTTTTTCTGCTTCCCATCTTCTGGTTTGCCGTCAGTCAGTCGCCCAATCCTGACTGGGGACGGGCCCTTTCTGTATTACTCATTGTGCATCTGCTCTTATATCCAGCCAGTAATGCCTATAATAGTTACTTTGATAAAGATGAGGGCAGCATTGGTGGCCTGGAAACGCCACCTCCCGTCACCAAAGAACTGTACTGGACATCCTGGGCACTTGATCTTGTAGCCTTACTATTAGGGGCGTTTGTGAACTGGCCGTTTGTCGTCTATCTGCTCGTGTATGGATTTATTACTAAAGCCTACAGCCACGACCGAATTCGCCTGAAAAGATATCCAGTCTTTAGCTGGTTGCTCATTAGTGGGTTGCAGGGCGGCATAACGTATGTGATGACCTACGCATCCATTAATAATTTGCCTCTTTCCGCCGTAGCTCAGCCCCAATTGCTATTCGGAGGTTTTCTGGGCATGTTGAACCTGATGGCTTTATACCCGGTTACGCAGGTTTATCAGCATGAAGAGGATGCCCGCCGGGGTGATCAGACTATCAGTATGATGCTGGGCGTTCGGGGAACGTTCACGTGTGCTATTATCATGTTCACCTTGTCGATGGTGGCGTTTTATATCTATTTTGAAGGTAGCTACTATTTTGTTTTATACGTGCTGTTTCTATTACCCGCCATGGCACTCTTTCTACGTTGGTTCTGGCAGGTCTGTCAGGATAGTCGTCTGGCTGATTATCGTTCAACGATGCGGATGATGTGGACGGCCGGTATTTGTCAGAACAGTTTTTTTCTATTGCTGGCCGTTTTAATGCACTCGTAA
- a CDS encoding TerC/Alx family metal homeostasis membrane protein, producing the protein MLSNETIFFLAFAAFVLFIMALDLGAFSKRKSHVVEFKEAAIWSAIWVALSVAFYFFLKNFGYLVHGISDMARLQEVRERYADHVELIPGNFAASLTLFQNNMALEYITGYLVEYSLSADNIFVFILIFSSFGVRERFYKKILVWGILGAIVLRFVFIFVGSALIQRFEWVMYLFGAFLIYTGIQLFAQKEDDEKIEPSRHPVVRFASKYLNVYHRNVTDNFFVRRKSDHKLFVTPLFIIVIVVAFTDILFAVDSIPAIFSITKDPYIVFFSNVFAIMGLRSMFFFLSSIMSQFRFLKIGLAALLTFIGAKMLAEHWLEGVGFKPVYSLYVIVMILSVSILASWLIPEKSPDPERQKEDVGKV; encoded by the coding sequence ATGCTATCCAACGAAACTATATTTTTTCTAGCGTTTGCGGCTTTCGTCCTGTTTATCATGGCATTAGACCTCGGCGCTTTTTCAAAACGGAAAAGTCACGTCGTCGAGTTTAAAGAAGCGGCTATCTGGAGTGCCATCTGGGTGGCGTTATCTGTTGCCTTTTATTTTTTCCTGAAAAATTTCGGCTACCTCGTCCACGGCATATCGGACATGGCCAGGCTTCAGGAGGTTCGCGAACGTTACGCCGACCATGTCGAGCTTATTCCCGGTAATTTTGCGGCAAGCTTAACGCTGTTTCAGAACAACATGGCCCTGGAATATATTACAGGCTATCTGGTCGAGTATTCGTTATCCGCCGACAATATTTTTGTCTTTATTCTGATTTTCAGCTCCTTCGGCGTTCGCGAACGGTTTTACAAAAAAATTCTGGTCTGGGGAATTCTGGGTGCTATTGTCCTCCGATTCGTTTTCATCTTTGTCGGCTCCGCCCTGATTCAGCGATTTGAGTGGGTCATGTACTTATTTGGTGCCTTTCTCATTTATACGGGCATCCAGCTCTTTGCTCAGAAGGAAGACGACGAAAAGATTGAGCCAAGCCGCCACCCGGTTGTTCGGTTCGCCAGCAAATACCTGAATGTGTACCATCGTAACGTAACCGACAATTTCTTTGTCCGGCGGAAATCTGACCACAAGCTCTTTGTAACGCCCCTGTTCATCATCGTGATTGTGGTAGCCTTTACGGATATTCTGTTCGCGGTAGACTCCATTCCGGCTATCTTTTCGATTACTAAAGACCCTTACATTGTGTTCTTTTCGAACGTATTTGCCATTATGGGTCTGCGGTCCATGTTCTTTTTCCTGTCGAGTATCATGAGTCAGTTCCGTTTCCTGAAGATTGGGCTGGCTGCACTGCTCACCTTCATCGGAGCCAAAATGCTGGCCGAACACTGGCTGGAAGGCGTCGGATTTAAACCCGTGTACTCCTTATACGTCATCGTTATGATTCTGTCCGTCAGCATTCTCGCTTCGTGGCTGATTCCGGAAAAAAGCCCTGATCCCGAACGACAGAAAGAGGATGTCGGCAAAGTATAG
- a CDS encoding type III polyketide synthase, protein MQHQSSGYVNAIGTAVPAYSASQERAATFMADLLQFDERDRRRLMALYRYTRIEKRHSVMADYVRPFGEFTFFANTPGLEPFPTVSQRMGLYRQEAVPLALQAIRDCFQSYPDFDPQTITHLITVSCTGLYAPGPDIEIIEALGLPTTTQRLAINFMGCYGAFNGLKAANAIVRSEPDAKVLVVCVELCTIHFQKKTETDYLLSNALFADGSAAVLVEGRPRPEQSFRLRSFYCDLLPDGKSAMAWHVSDFGFEMTLTAEVPNHIQRGIGQLMERLLNQCNLTLDDIGQYALHPGGRRILEVIEEQLGITAEDDRHAYEILRQYGNMSSATVLFVLKEIWKELASGETELDVNRPNILSCAFGPGLTLESMVLEALVAEPELVEQYVTSESSSASGRVL, encoded by the coding sequence ATGCAACATCAATCCAGCGGTTACGTCAATGCCATTGGCACGGCTGTACCGGCATATTCGGCTTCCCAGGAACGGGCAGCTACTTTCATGGCCGACTTACTTCAGTTCGATGAACGTGATCGTCGGCGGCTTATGGCTCTTTATCGCTATACACGCATCGAAAAACGCCATTCTGTGATGGCTGACTATGTCCGCCCGTTTGGTGAATTCACCTTTTTTGCCAACACCCCCGGCCTGGAGCCCTTTCCAACGGTGAGCCAACGAATGGGGCTTTACCGGCAGGAGGCCGTTCCACTGGCATTGCAGGCTATTCGTGACTGTTTTCAAAGTTATCCTGATTTTGATCCGCAGACGATTACGCATCTGATTACGGTCAGTTGTACGGGTCTTTACGCGCCAGGACCGGATATTGAAATCATTGAGGCTTTGGGCCTGCCAACAACCACGCAGCGGTTAGCCATTAACTTCATGGGTTGTTACGGTGCTTTTAACGGTCTTAAAGCAGCCAATGCAATTGTTCGCTCAGAGCCGGATGCCAAAGTGCTGGTCGTATGTGTAGAGCTGTGTACAATTCATTTTCAAAAAAAAACTGAAACAGACTACCTGCTGTCGAACGCGCTGTTTGCCGACGGCTCGGCAGCCGTGCTGGTTGAGGGCCGGCCCCGACCCGAACAGTCGTTCCGGCTGCGCTCGTTCTATTGTGATCTGCTGCCGGATGGAAAATCGGCGATGGCCTGGCACGTTAGTGATTTCGGCTTCGAAATGACGCTCACGGCCGAAGTGCCGAATCACATTCAACGGGGCATCGGCCAATTAATGGAGCGCCTGCTCAACCAATGCAACCTGACCTTAGATGACATTGGCCAGTACGCCCTGCACCCGGGAGGTCGGCGTATTCTGGAAGTTATTGAAGAGCAATTAGGTATCACAGCCGAAGACGACCGACATGCCTATGAAATTCTGCGACAGTACGGTAATATGTCGTCGGCGACGGTTCTGTTTGTGCTGAAGGAAATCTGGAAAGAACTGGCTTCGGGCGAAACGGAACTGGACGTTAACCGACCAAACATTCTGAGCTGCGCTTTTGGACCGGGCCTAACGCTGGAATCAATGGTGCTGGAAGCGCTGGTAGCGGAGCCTGAACTAGTCGAACAGTACGTTACGTCAGAATCTTCCAGCGCATCAGGCCGAGTTTTGTGA
- a CDS encoding HNH endonuclease, producing MARYIFDSSFEKRLIDVCVESNSMAKAALTLGMNYKTLCFHAKRLGCFKVNQSGKGVKKSAKLPVSMAAIFSGSHPTYQPHKIKKRLLKEGFKHYACELCGLSEWMSKPIPLELHHKNGIKSDNSLANLELLCPNCHALTDNYRAKNIKKLSARMETFAVEPLKFGETLSSD from the coding sequence ATGGCGCGTTACATATTCGATTCTTCCTTTGAAAAGAGGTTGATTGATGTTTGTGTAGAATCCAATAGCATGGCTAAAGCGGCATTAACGCTTGGCATGAATTATAAGACACTTTGTTTTCATGCGAAACGGCTTGGATGCTTCAAGGTTAATCAATCTGGTAAGGGGGTTAAAAAGTCTGCTAAACTGCCGGTTTCTATGGCAGCGATTTTTAGTGGAAGTCATCCTACTTATCAGCCTCACAAGATCAAGAAAAGATTACTTAAGGAAGGATTTAAGCATTATGCTTGTGAATTATGTGGCCTTTCGGAATGGATGTCGAAACCCATTCCTTTAGAATTGCATCATAAAAACGGAATCAAATCAGACAATTCCTTAGCAAATCTTGAGCTGTTGTGCCCTAATTGTCACGCACTCACAGATAATTACCGGGCAAAGAATATTAAAAAGTTGAGTGCGCGAATGGAAACGTTTGCAGTAGAACCGCTTAAATTCGGGGAAACCTTATCAAGTGATTGA
- a CDS encoding AAA domain-containing protein — protein sequence MKFPVQPSVLKTFRRRLTNLSSRNRSLLLTSLPAGQFLDLHETDFLLNKPSFSVIADLISRRASIALCEVIDTRQERSNEVSRKLRRIARTARFITDERGTEDLYVGWPFVRGKFLDSTVVHGPLLFFPVQIEQQGKFWKLTRRSEELAFLNPTLVLAYGQFNQVKLPDELVEKPIDDFDRDPLSFRTQLYEWLKTSLLEINFNQNLFTDRLQFFDKQTAKSLSQLERTGELKLFPEAVLGIFPQAGSFLVPDYDVLIQQAQDRQTEGLENSLLPDANLPTESSPIPERFIHTPLPMDASQERVLRAVKSGMSLVVQGPPGTGKSQLIANLMADAAAGGKRVLLVCQKRAALDVVQARLRQVGMAPFMAVIHDVQDDRRALYQQIAGQVEQIEHYRQQSNGLNAVLLERDFDLESQRIDEAISNLQAFKKALFDLSLCGVSVKELYLTSTPNSPTIALDDIYPQFPINNVDNFVRRLNNYAAYRERLSSTYPWADRVSFARLASLDVIKVDQAIAQWQAATQTLARQAHILIGKSLSVTELANWQAHIQDLSTLLTVLEVSGTVTFWPVINELRHNPAHPAFQIEETQFDSLLQRWQQALAEPGPAVTSSPDRLPEFQAVLTDAQIARSSWFRWNWWLLTSPDKTELQQMASANGLTLSKSDIQTLAIRVANRIELETILSSIQSLLAGLTLQPIPASLQYLRQAVHFVKQLNRLPVLQQLPVSAWQTSTSFTETVSGLLSTVEETETQRVLVRTYLLDEQLDQIWQNESYVTTLRQALRRDFDLLVEADRLSEEFSSVEKTVIERLADTSPAIWAATFQNTLRLAWLSHIEHHYPELRNVSTLKMQQIEQTLQESLQHKQVLSRDILLVKLREQTYRNLTLNRLNNVVTYRDLLHQTTKKRNIWPVRKLMELYADEVFKLIPCWLASPESVSAMFPLREDLFDLVIFDEASQCFAENGVPAIIRGRQIVVTGDNQQLRPSDLYRVQLEEPESDEEPVPAALEVESLLELAAQQLPQVSLTEHYRSRSLDLITFSNEHFYQNRLQLLPYFDDINRHEPAIRYVNVKGTWQHNTNPTEAETVVRLLDQLATELPGRSFGVVTFNYPQQQLIQEMLESAAVMQTAPEVGPTHQIREELFVKNIENVQGDERDVIIFSVGYAPDERGRLTMQFGSLNARGGENRLNVAVTRARERVYVVTSLWPDQLTVGDMANKGPKLLKSYLNYALDVAQERFRPRPRLTNKSGIGLLLKDRLAAQYPDWMPELPFADLTIKTDAHYDGLVLTDDDAYYQQAIKEAHAYLPIALQSRHWPFRREWSRNFWQV from the coding sequence GTGAAATTTCCGGTTCAGCCTTCAGTCCTCAAAACCTTTCGCCGTCGTCTCACTAACCTCAGCAGCCGCAACCGATCGCTGTTGTTGACAAGCCTACCCGCCGGGCAGTTTCTGGACCTGCACGAAACAGATTTCCTGCTCAACAAACCTTCGTTTTCTGTAATTGCGGATTTGATTAGCCGACGGGCCTCTATTGCCCTTTGTGAAGTAATTGACACCCGGCAGGAACGCAGCAACGAGGTTAGTCGCAAGCTCCGGCGCATTGCCCGCACGGCCCGCTTCATTACCGACGAGCGAGGAACCGAAGACTTATATGTAGGCTGGCCGTTCGTACGGGGAAAATTTCTCGACAGTACAGTCGTTCACGGGCCATTGTTATTCTTTCCAGTTCAGATTGAGCAGCAGGGCAAATTCTGGAAACTGACACGTCGAAGCGAGGAACTGGCTTTTCTGAACCCAACTTTGGTCTTGGCCTATGGTCAGTTCAATCAGGTAAAACTCCCGGATGAACTTGTAGAGAAACCCATAGACGACTTCGACCGCGACCCACTCAGTTTTCGCACCCAATTGTACGAATGGCTGAAAACCAGCCTGCTTGAAATCAATTTCAACCAGAACTTATTCACGGATAGACTCCAGTTTTTCGACAAACAAACGGCTAAAAGTCTGTCTCAGCTTGAGCGTACCGGTGAATTGAAATTATTTCCGGAGGCCGTATTGGGCATATTCCCTCAGGCGGGTTCCTTTCTGGTACCCGATTACGACGTTTTAATTCAGCAGGCGCAGGATAGGCAAACTGAAGGGCTGGAGAATAGTTTGTTACCGGACGCTAATCTGCCGACCGAATCTTCACCTATCCCGGAACGGTTTATCCACACGCCATTGCCCATGGATGCGTCGCAGGAAAGGGTTCTGCGAGCCGTCAAGTCAGGGATGTCATTGGTTGTACAGGGGCCACCCGGTACGGGAAAGTCGCAGCTTATTGCTAACCTGATGGCCGACGCAGCCGCGGGTGGCAAACGGGTTTTGCTTGTTTGTCAGAAACGGGCAGCGCTCGACGTGGTTCAGGCACGGTTACGGCAGGTAGGTATGGCCCCGTTTATGGCGGTCATCCACGATGTCCAGGACGACCGTCGGGCATTGTATCAACAAATTGCCGGTCAGGTCGAACAGATTGAGCACTACCGACAGCAAAGCAACGGTCTAAACGCTGTTTTGCTCGAACGGGACTTTGACCTTGAAAGCCAACGGATTGATGAAGCCATTTCGAATCTACAGGCTTTCAAAAAAGCGTTATTTGACCTGAGTCTGTGTGGTGTATCGGTTAAAGAACTTTACCTCACTAGCACACCTAATAGCCCGACAATCGCACTAGATGATATTTATCCACAATTCCCTATTAACAATGTGGATAACTTTGTCCGGCGGTTAAACAATTATGCGGCCTACAGGGAACGGCTCAGCTCTACGTATCCCTGGGCTGACCGGGTTAGCTTTGCCCGACTGGCGAGCCTAGATGTAATAAAAGTGGATCAGGCCATTGCGCAATGGCAGGCGGCCACGCAAACACTTGCCCGGCAAGCTCATATCCTGATCGGTAAATCATTATCTGTAACCGAGCTAGCCAACTGGCAGGCTCATATCCAGGATTTATCGACGTTACTAACCGTACTGGAGGTTTCTGGAACAGTGACATTTTGGCCTGTTATCAATGAGTTACGTCATAATCCTGCTCATCCTGCGTTTCAGATTGAGGAGACTCAGTTTGACTCATTACTTCAGAGATGGCAGCAGGCTTTAGCCGAACCCGGTCCGGCGGTTACATCTTCCCCGGATCGTCTTCCCGAATTTCAAGCCGTACTGACCGATGCACAAATAGCCCGCTCATCGTGGTTCCGTTGGAACTGGTGGCTGTTAACCAGCCCCGATAAGACTGAATTACAGCAGATGGCCTCGGCTAATGGGTTAACGCTTAGCAAAAGCGACATTCAAACGCTGGCAATTCGCGTAGCCAACCGAATTGAGCTCGAAACAATCCTTTCATCGATTCAATCGCTATTGGCTGGGCTTACGTTGCAGCCAATTCCTGCTAGTCTCCAGTACCTTCGCCAAGCGGTGCATTTTGTAAAGCAGCTTAACCGATTGCCCGTTCTTCAGCAGTTACCAGTTTCTGCCTGGCAGACCTCGACAAGTTTTACAGAAACTGTTTCTGGTCTGCTTTCTACCGTCGAAGAGACGGAAACGCAACGGGTTCTGGTTCGCACGTATCTGCTTGATGAGCAGTTAGACCAAATTTGGCAGAATGAATCTTACGTAACAACGCTTCGACAAGCCCTCCGCCGTGATTTTGACCTGCTCGTCGAAGCCGACCGGCTTAGCGAAGAATTTTCTTCGGTTGAAAAGACAGTAATTGAACGACTGGCCGATACGTCTCCCGCGATCTGGGCGGCTACCTTTCAGAATACGCTTCGTTTAGCCTGGTTAAGTCATATTGAACATCATTACCCGGAACTACGTAATGTTTCTACCTTGAAAATGCAGCAAATAGAGCAAACGCTGCAGGAGAGCCTTCAACATAAGCAAGTGCTCAGCCGCGATATTCTACTGGTTAAACTTCGGGAACAAACATATCGGAATCTGACGCTTAACCGCCTGAATAACGTCGTTACGTACCGCGATTTGCTGCATCAAACAACCAAGAAAAGGAACATCTGGCCCGTTCGTAAGCTGATGGAATTGTATGCCGATGAGGTATTCAAGTTAATTCCATGCTGGCTGGCATCGCCCGAGTCGGTTTCGGCAATGTTTCCTCTACGTGAAGACCTGTTTGATTTGGTTATTTTTGACGAGGCCTCTCAGTGCTTCGCGGAAAATGGCGTTCCAGCTATCATTCGGGGACGACAAATCGTGGTGACCGGCGATAACCAGCAACTGCGGCCCAGCGATCTTTACCGAGTACAACTGGAGGAACCGGAAAGCGATGAAGAACCGGTTCCGGCTGCGCTTGAAGTAGAGTCCTTGCTCGAACTGGCCGCCCAGCAGCTCCCACAAGTTTCATTGACCGAGCATTATCGAAGCCGGTCGCTCGATCTGATTACGTTCTCGAACGAGCATTTTTATCAGAATCGTCTTCAACTCCTGCCCTACTTTGATGATATCAATCGCCATGAGCCAGCCATTCGTTATGTAAATGTTAAAGGCACCTGGCAGCACAATACTAACCCCACCGAGGCTGAAACCGTTGTCAGGTTACTCGATCAGTTGGCGACTGAACTGCCCGGTCGTTCGTTTGGCGTTGTCACTTTCAATTATCCACAGCAGCAATTGATTCAGGAAATGCTGGAATCGGCAGCCGTGATGCAGACCGCCCCTGAAGTAGGCCCAACCCATCAGATAAGGGAAGAGCTTTTTGTCAAAAACATTGAAAACGTACAGGGCGATGAACGCGACGTAATTATTTTTTCGGTGGGTTACGCCCCAGATGAGCGCGGTCGATTGACGATGCAGTTTGGAAGCCTGAACGCCCGTGGGGGCGAAAACCGACTGAACGTAGCGGTCACGCGGGCCCGGGAGCGGGTTTACGTCGTCACGAGTTTATGGCCCGACCAATTGACCGTTGGCGATATGGCCAATAAAGGGCCTAAACTGCTCAAATCTTACCTGAATTATGCCCTCGACGTCGCCCAGGAACGTTTTCGGCCCAGACCCAGGCTAACTAATAAATCAGGCATTGGACTTTTGTTGAAAGATCGGTTAGCGGCCCAGTATCCTGATTGGATGCCAGAATTACCTTTTGCTGATCTGACCATTAAAACGGATGCGCACTATGACGGGCTCGTTCTGACCGACGACGATGCCTATTATCAGCAGGCGATTAAGGAAGCGCATGCATACTTACCTATAGCGCTTCAATCCCGCCACTGGCCTTTCCGAAGAGAGTGGAGCCGGAACTTCTGGCAGGTTTAG
- a CDS encoding glycosyltransferase family 2 protein: MFNGKKVIVVMPAYRAALTLERTYREIPFDLVDDVILVDDASPDNTVEVAQQLGIQHVIRHDRNKGYGGNQKTCYHKALELGGDIVVMLHPDYQYTPMLLPAMISIIGNGLYPVVFASRILGKGALKGGMPLYKYVANRFLTFAQNLMMNQKLSEYHTGYRAFSGEVLRNLDFTHNSDDFIFDNEMIAQIFYKGYEIAEVTCPTKYFEEASSINFRRSSIYGLGVLRTSLFYMLTKLGLMRWKILT, from the coding sequence ATGTTTAATGGCAAAAAAGTTATTGTAGTTATGCCGGCTTACCGGGCCGCCTTAACACTGGAGCGTACCTACCGTGAAATTCCGTTTGATTTGGTTGATGATGTTATATTAGTAGACGACGCTAGTCCCGACAATACCGTTGAAGTGGCTCAACAGCTGGGTATTCAGCATGTTATCCGGCACGACCGTAACAAAGGCTATGGTGGTAATCAGAAAACCTGCTACCATAAGGCGCTCGAATTGGGGGGAGACATTGTTGTAATGCTGCACCCGGATTACCAGTACACGCCTATGTTGCTGCCCGCTATGATTTCGATAATTGGCAATGGCCTGTATCCCGTCGTTTTTGCGTCGCGAATTCTAGGTAAAGGCGCTCTGAAAGGTGGCATGCCACTTTACAAATACGTTGCCAACCGGTTTTTAACGTTTGCCCAGAACCTAATGATGAATCAGAAATTATCGGAGTACCATACTGGCTACCGGGCATTTTCGGGCGAGGTACTGCGCAATCTGGACTTTACCCACAACTCTGATGATTTCATATTCGACAACGAGATGATCGCCCAGATTTTCTATAAGGGCTATGAAATTGCGGAGGTAACCTGCCCCACCAAATACTTTGAGGAAGCATCTTCCATCAATTTCCGCCGAAGTTCTATTTACGGTCTTGGCGTTCTGCGAACCTCACTGTTTTACATGCTCACAAAACTCGGCCTGATGCGCTGGAAGATTCTGACGTAA